One genomic region from Gemmatimonadota bacterium encodes:
- the smc gene encoding chromosome segregation protein SMC, with protein sequence MRLTKLELHGFKSFADHTELVFEPGATAIVGPNGSGKSNVSDAVRWVLGEQRARTLRGGKMEDVIFQGSSARKAVNIAEVSLHFDNEDGGFNVPFREVVITRRLSRSGESDYFINRSPARLRDIQDMVRGTGLGADSGVVIESRMLDALLSDRPDDRRELFEEAAGIGLYRDRKRSTERRLEETTVDLARLGDLLNEKESHVRSLARQRKRAERHAELTSRRFSVDITLAAREMAAWSTELDELRDRLAALRESAPTEHERVFAAEGARDTAHAARATAEGGRSELARLVAEQRERAQQLRGEIAVAEERRRNAAAHRERAEEERRERGDTAQRVETELSEAAASRAQLEADLSALSEQLSERATSEEIARTALSAARGAVEQAERRARELREQVHRLTMDRDAAERERQDVLRRHEAIRNEQLQLFDAAELVAREVEDARVALDVARVRVVETADIRDSAEADVRAAREADSVARSDALRAEEAHAALEGRAHALQALERERVGLAPAAAKLLRERGKFADGAILGPLSDYISAGSVPAALIERYLGATVHAVLVRDRSAADTIRAWHVATQPGPLLLLPVDATFASTSQTAPDDLATLVNATDPVAAGWVRALLGDVRAVEEATAFVDARGAVWLPASVAGPGPLRRRAELTDITREMETAAANLRNAAAIASGAREALDVAMQASAAAADAAAIAAREARHAEEGVNEILRRHQRATREVTEADLALAKLSERAEALVQRAREIEAEIARINDAVHAHDATLLEHRRALSEAESSHDHTRELRTAAQVQQAQAQARLQVVTDRERRLREEETMAISRLSALQSELSTLSQDDAALTSQLADWALDLEARDGVLRDTEAQLSDAERAVRLADETLSQADHALDQVRREAANISDQLHAAELRYTELSGRRTAIRERLETEWRRPLDELMAECVQLEDEDDSLRAEAADLRAQLESLGQVNPLAIEEHQEESKAVEFLRQQRADLDEARAKLQQAIREIDATARELFLTTFVQVRENFRHIFMTLFGGGDCDVRLQNPDAPLDSDIEIHASPRGKKTQRIHLLSSGERALVALSLLFGIFLMKPSPFCLMDEVDAPLDDANIGRFVRMLNEFKANTQFIVITHNPRTTTESADAVYGVTMQEPGVSSIVSVRLRGPAVEEAIAGSIPAAKSEPATAGV encoded by the coding sequence TTGCGGTTGACCAAACTCGAGCTGCACGGATTCAAGTCTTTCGCCGATCACACTGAACTGGTCTTCGAGCCAGGAGCCACGGCAATCGTGGGCCCCAACGGCTCTGGCAAGTCCAACGTGTCGGACGCCGTGCGCTGGGTATTGGGCGAGCAGCGTGCACGTACGCTGCGCGGCGGCAAGATGGAGGACGTGATCTTCCAGGGTTCTTCCGCGCGCAAGGCGGTGAACATTGCCGAAGTCTCACTGCATTTCGACAACGAGGACGGCGGCTTCAACGTTCCGTTCCGCGAGGTCGTCATCACGCGCCGGCTGAGCCGGTCCGGCGAGAGCGACTACTTCATCAACCGGTCACCGGCCAGGCTGCGCGACATTCAGGACATGGTCCGCGGCACGGGACTCGGCGCTGATTCCGGCGTCGTGATCGAATCACGCATGCTCGACGCTCTGCTCTCCGATCGTCCCGACGACCGTCGTGAGCTATTCGAGGAAGCGGCCGGCATCGGCCTCTACCGCGACCGCAAGCGCAGCACGGAGCGCCGGTTGGAGGAGACCACTGTCGATCTGGCCCGACTCGGCGATCTCCTGAACGAGAAGGAAAGCCACGTTCGCTCTCTCGCCCGTCAGCGCAAGCGCGCCGAGCGACACGCGGAGCTGACGAGTCGCCGGTTTTCGGTCGACATCACACTCGCAGCGCGCGAGATGGCGGCCTGGAGCACCGAGCTGGACGAGCTTCGCGACCGGCTCGCCGCGCTGCGTGAGTCAGCGCCGACGGAGCACGAGCGTGTGTTTGCAGCAGAAGGCGCACGCGATACCGCGCACGCCGCACGCGCGACTGCCGAGGGCGGCCGTAGCGAGCTCGCGCGCCTCGTTGCCGAGCAACGGGAGCGCGCACAACAGCTTCGTGGCGAGATCGCCGTCGCCGAAGAGCGTCGCCGCAACGCTGCCGCCCATCGCGAGCGTGCGGAAGAAGAGCGGCGCGAGCGCGGTGACACTGCGCAGCGTGTCGAGACCGAGCTGTCGGAAGCAGCCGCTTCGCGCGCTCAGCTGGAGGCGGATCTCTCCGCGCTCAGCGAGCAGCTCAGCGAGCGCGCCACCAGCGAGGAAATCGCCCGAACGGCACTCTCGGCAGCGCGCGGCGCTGTGGAGCAGGCCGAGCGGCGCGCGCGTGAGCTGCGGGAGCAGGTCCACCGTCTGACGATGGATCGCGACGCTGCAGAGCGCGAGCGACAGGATGTGCTACGTCGTCACGAGGCGATAAGGAACGAGCAGTTGCAGTTGTTCGATGCCGCCGAGCTCGTTGCGCGGGAAGTCGAGGATGCGCGCGTCGCGCTCGACGTGGCACGCGTTCGCGTGGTGGAGACCGCCGACATTCGCGACTCCGCCGAAGCCGATGTTCGAGCAGCGCGCGAGGCCGATTCTGTAGCACGCAGCGATGCACTCCGCGCGGAAGAAGCGCACGCCGCGCTGGAAGGCCGTGCACACGCACTCCAGGCACTCGAGCGCGAGCGCGTGGGCCTGGCACCCGCGGCGGCAAAATTGCTGCGCGAGCGCGGCAAGTTTGCCGACGGAGCCATCCTCGGCCCGCTCAGCGATTACATCAGTGCGGGATCCGTTCCCGCCGCGCTTATCGAGCGATATCTGGGCGCGACGGTGCATGCGGTGCTGGTGCGCGACCGCTCAGCCGCGGATACGATCCGTGCGTGGCACGTGGCCACGCAGCCGGGCCCGCTGCTGTTGCTTCCCGTCGACGCGACGTTCGCCTCGACCTCGCAGACCGCACCCGACGATCTCGCCACGCTCGTCAATGCGACCGACCCTGTCGCCGCGGGTTGGGTACGCGCGCTGCTCGGCGACGTTCGCGCGGTCGAGGAGGCCACGGCGTTCGTCGACGCGCGCGGCGCTGTATGGCTGCCAGCAAGTGTAGCTGGCCCCGGACCTCTGCGTCGTCGCGCGGAGCTCACCGATATCACGCGTGAGATGGAGACCGCCGCCGCAAACCTTCGGAACGCCGCGGCGATCGCGAGCGGTGCGCGTGAAGCGCTCGATGTTGCGATGCAGGCATCTGCGGCTGCCGCGGACGCTGCTGCCATCGCCGCGCGGGAGGCACGTCATGCGGAAGAGGGCGTGAATGAGATTCTGCGCCGTCATCAGCGTGCCACGCGTGAAGTGACCGAGGCGGATCTTGCGCTCGCCAAACTCTCCGAGCGCGCCGAGGCACTAGTGCAGCGCGCAAGGGAGATCGAGGCCGAGATCGCGCGCATCAACGATGCGGTGCATGCACATGACGCGACGCTGCTGGAGCATCGTCGTGCATTGAGCGAGGCGGAGAGCTCTCACGATCATACGCGCGAGCTGCGCACGGCGGCCCAGGTGCAGCAGGCGCAGGCGCAAGCCAGGCTGCAGGTCGTCACCGATCGCGAGCGCCGTCTTCGCGAGGAAGAGACGATGGCAATATCGCGTCTCTCCGCGCTGCAGTCGGAGCTGAGCACGCTTTCGCAGGATGATGCCGCGCTCACCTCGCAACTTGCCGACTGGGCACTCGATCTCGAAGCACGCGATGGCGTACTGCGCGATACCGAAGCCCAGTTGTCCGACGCGGAGCGCGCGGTGCGGCTCGCGGACGAGACACTATCGCAAGCCGATCATGCCCTCGATCAGGTGCGGCGGGAGGCTGCGAATATTTCCGATCAGCTTCATGCCGCGGAGTTGCGCTACACCGAGCTGTCCGGCCGCCGCACGGCGATTCGTGAGCGGCTCGAAACCGAATGGCGGCGACCGCTGGATGAGTTGATGGCCGAATGCGTCCAGCTGGAAGACGAAGACGATTCGCTGCGGGCCGAAGCCGCCGATCTCCGTGCGCAGCTCGAGTCGCTCGGCCAGGTCAATCCGCTTGCGATCGAGGAGCACCAGGAGGAGAGCAAGGCCGTCGAATTCCTGCGCCAGCAGCGTGCAGATCTGGACGAGGCGCGGGCCAAGCTGCAGCAGGCGATCCGTGAGATCGATGCGACGGCGCGAGAGCTGTTCCTCACCACGTTCGTTCAGGTGCGCGAGAACTTCCGACACATCTTCATGACGTTGTTCGGCGGCGGCGACTGCGACGTGCGTCTGCAGAATCCCGATGCGCCGCTCGACAGCGACATCGAGATCCACGCATCTCCGCGCGGCAAGAAGACGCAGCGAATCCATCTGCTCTCGAGCGGTGAGCGTGCACTGGTTGCGCTGTCCCTGCTGTTCGGCATCTTCCTCATGAAGCCGAGTCCGTTCTGTCTCATGGACGAGGTTGACGCTCCGCTCGACGACGCGAACATCGGGCGCTTCGTGCGGATGTTGAACGAGTTCAAGGCGAACACACAGTTCATCGTGATCACGCACAACCCGCGCACCACGACCGAATCGGCTGATGCAGTGTACGGTGTAACCATGCAGGAGCCCGGCGTGTCATCCATCGTCAGTGTGCGATTGCGCGGCCCTGCGGTGGAAGAGGCGATTGCCGGATCCATACCTGCCGCAAAGTCCGAGCCGGCGACGGCTGGAGTTTAA